One window from the genome of Hippocampus zosterae strain Florida chromosome 7, ASM2543408v3, whole genome shotgun sequence encodes:
- the si:ch73-127m5.2 gene encoding uncharacterized protein si:ch73-127m5.2: MEQSTGVVGLDAQGNMLFTMVKPVMGIFQVSSDQTVTQGGISLQSLPENTLVLPPQQDQVPLETTQVEMHAIQPHLQPQMQLPAPVQTEEAIHSQGLPQNSNTTAEFSTQMPFAEVSSLLDPNMKGSKARKHLISYNEIKRRLQAPEKMSLRSLAAYTRVSRGPASKKTLLESLSVLGLTPSTTTSVSSSFSKLTEGDTRALCDDMKDFSHDYIDYGNMAKQLIPDTNIVQHWSKIIETKNHLEDMRKCFKDPANSGAFDSATHGLGLGMLDVALDMIVMAIEQQIRILSGAAAAEPPESGAPTRRIGRRQRRCHKASLGIKEQGKAISKSKGRSRGKKKVHQENTVEVEPCKTDDMQGNVLTLVSVGYETVSTGLGGSRPA; encoded by the exons ATGGAGCAGTCTACGGGAGTGGTGGGCCTGGATGCGCAGGGCAATATGCTTTTCACCATGGTGAAGCCAGTCATGGGAATATTTCAGGTGTCCTCAGACCAAACGGTGACCCAGGGAGGGATAAGTCTACAGAGTTTACCTGAAAACACCCTGGTCCTGCCTCCACAACAAGACCAGGTCCCACTGGAGACCACTCAGGTGGAGATGCATGCCATACAGCCTCATCTTCAGCCTCAAATGCAGTTACCTGCCCCGGTACAAACTGAGGAAGCCATCCACAGTCAGGGACTACCACAGAACTCCAATACCACTGCAGAGTTCTCCACACAGATGCCCTTTGCGGAAGTGTCATCACTCCTAGATCCCAACATGAAAGGATCCAAGGCTC GGAAACATCTGATTTCGTACAACGAGATCAAGCGCCGCCTGCAGGCTCCGGAGAAGATGTCCCTGCGCTCGTTGGCTGCCTACACGCGAGTCAGCCGAGGTCCAGCTAGCAAGAAGACGCTTCTGGAGTCCCTGAGTGTCCTTGGCCTCACGCCTAGCACGACAACCTCtgtttcctcctccttctccaaaCTCACTGAAG GTGACACCAGAGCATTGTGCGACGACATGAAAGATTTCTCGCATGATTATATTGATTATGGCAACATGGCGAAACAGCTCATCCCCGACACAAACATCGTCCAACACTGGTCCAAAATTATTGAGACCAA GAATCACCTTGAGGATATGCGGAAATGTTTCAAGGACCCAGCCAACAGCGGAGCCTTTGACAGCGCAACGCACGGCCTTGGTCTGGGAATGCTTGACGTAGCACTGGACATGATCGTCATGGCAATTGAACAGCAGATCCGAATCCTGTCCGGTGCCGCTGCCGCGGAGCCTCCAGAGTCTGGCGCGCCAACGCGGCGCATCGGCCGTCGACAGCGCCGCTGTCACAAGGCGTCCCTCGGCATCAAGGAGCAAGGGAAGGCCATCTCAAAAAGCAAAGGGCGAAGCAGAGGGAAGAAGAAGGTGCATCAGGAAAATACAGTCGAAGTGGAGCCTTGCAAGACAGACGACATGCAAGGCAACGTACTAACTCTGGTGTCTGTGGGATATGAGACCGTTTCCACTGGTCTCGGCGGCTCCAGACCAGCTTGA
- the si:dkey-21e13.3 gene encoding rap1 GTPase-GDP dissociation stimulator 1: MGHSNVPLTFTYQCTNRDKHKTSHLQPYTPNENLNNALGAIRVLGLERMEDELKPHLRTVLVNIQERNKGAAEQVVISGILPVLALLLRGRGPLALLTAQLVAELAKEPVIRKGFGDAGLFTALLSVLTSAHQDLLRHAVQAITRLSYDSCKHQQLLLRRGVVPRLVAVLLRFPGNEALEELCLRALCNLSGMSIVEDASVVWERGTPAQPGECIFRGVSPHKCGFVTSVTVVRVCQWAPAQYAVSVELVQRFSTSFFRSKRPTRWFPFFIFGQCSKMANRNSLRRSSLKSLVFHTFL; the protein is encoded by the exons ATGGGACATTCCAACGTGCCGCTCACATTTACGTACCAGTGTACCAACAgggacaaacacaagaccagtCATCTGCAACCTTACACGCCAAACG AGAACCTGAACAACGCATTAGGTGCCATCAGGGTGTTGGGTCTCGAGCGGATGGAAGATGAGCTGAAGCCTCACTTGCGCACTGTGCTGGTGAACATTCAGGAGAGGA ACAAAGGTGCCGCTGAGCAAGTGGTGATCAGCGGAATCCTTCCAGTTCTGGCGTTGCTGCTGAGGGGAAGGGGGCCTCTGGCGCTGCTAACCGCCCAACTGGTGGCTGAACTCGCCAAGGAAC CGGTGATCCGTAAAGGGTTCGGAGACGCCGGCCTGTTTACGGCTCTACTGTCTGTGCTGACCAGTGCACACCAGGACCTACTGAGGCATGCAGTCCAGGCCATCACTCGCTTGTCTTATGACAGTT GTAAGCATCAGCAGCTGTTACTCCGCAGAGGGGTGGTACCTCGTCTGGTTGCTGTCCTCTTGCGATTCCCCGGCAACGAGGCCTTAGAGGAGTTATGCCTCCGGGCCCTGTGCAACCTCAGTGGCATGAGCATAGTCGAAGATGCCAGCGTGGTGTGGGAGAGGGGCACGCCTGCCCAGCCAGGGGAGTGTATTTTTCGTGGCGTGTCACCACACAAGTGCGGCTTTGTTACTTCGGTGACTGTGGTGCGTGTGTGCCAATGGGCGCCGGCGCAGTACGCCGTCAGTGTGGAGCTTGTGCAACGTTTTTCCACCTCCTTCTTTAGGAGTAAGCGGCCCACTCGATGGTTCCCCTTTTTCATCTTTGGGCAATGTTCCAAGATGGCAAACAGGAACAGCCTGAGACGCTCCAGTCTGAAGTCACTGGTCTTCCACACCTTCCTCTGA
- the LOC127603968 gene encoding histone-lysine N-methyltransferase PRDM9-like isoform X3, with translation MSCTTSAVECVESTGQVVIIEGCLPADSIDTAGCDECLALYQNQSEAFKTSGPSFILDFPTNMGVPERALLTLPYGLTVGRSSIPGAGVGVINHGPALAPGMHFGPFEGEETSVENAIESDFSWEIYKGQGAYEYIDASAESLSNWMRYVKRARSRDESNLLAVQYKGSILYHCCRSVNAGEELLVWPSGKLLTRFSDAWTQIWLTKLQTAAEGMLPATSQVFVCVQCQLTFTTEAFLQCHTDCFHSNQQLKSHPDETTPENPTSDAGISAPTPTLLPDDAVMLMACSDCGKTFKQASHLKRHKLCVHRNRRPYCCTLCRRSFSQASGLVRHQVVHRKPGRTKEGINAVENGGSQEEASNNTLDVMASEQPSDAKVGIADEVGEQEVEEQPHVCPECGKSVRNKALLKKHKALVHDKIRPYVCSLCKRCFGQCSDLTRHLQRHRTQRTGRSRAHRVSGAPGEMPFSCGECSLAFSTVDLLQLHVSSSHPEDTRDQNDPDAVPQPSEAAVTRLPSARPRRHASKSKISSITEIVGPNQTASGEDSEMQVKPKFFSCNYCNESYADPDDLRAHACNQQHHVCTLCGKNFGQSALLRRHEQTVHQSVPPHRCEHCGKVFVESAGLQHHQRADNCRKYHCTTELFSCAHCQFSFTAKSFLAKHVRRHHPAEYLTNSLTYQPEEQDVKVFTCSRCEKGYANAKAFKSHSCFQQVKVLYFCADCGKGFGNHYTLKQHRRTHTGEKPYGCPHCAKGFAHSSQLTVHLRTHTGEKPYLCTHCGESFRQSGDLKRHERKHTGVRPYNCEQCCKSFSRPQSLKAHHMLHMGQRMFPCATCGKSFSRNYHLRRHHRKMHT, from the exons ATGTCGTGTACGACCAGCGCCGTGGAGTGTGTCGAGTCCACCGGGCAAGTTGTTATCATAGAAGGCTGCTTACCCGCTGACAGCATCGACACAGCAG GCTGCGACGAATGTCTTGCGCTCTACCAAAACCAGAGCGAAGCCTTCAAGACCAGCGGCCCATCTTTTATCCTCGACTTTCCCACAAACATGGGCGTCCCCGAGAGGGCGCTCTTGACGTTGCCCTACGGCCTGACGGTGGGCCGCTCCAGTATTCCCGGCGCAGGTGTTGGGGTCATCAATCACGGGCCCGCGCTCGCACCCGGTATGCATTTCGGACCGTTTGAGGGTGAAGAGACGAGTGTGGAGAATGCCATTGAAAGTGACTTTTCATGGGAG ATTTACAAAGGGCAAGGTGCTTATGAGTACATTGATGCCTCTGCAGAATCTCTGTCAAATTGGATGAG ATATGTCAAACGTGCTCGCAGCAGGGATGAGAGCAATCTGCTGGCAGTGCAATACAAAGGCAGCATCCTGTACCACTGCTGCCGCAGTGTCAATGCTGGCGAAGAATTGCTGGTGTGGCCCAGCGGCAAGCTCCTCACACGCTTCAGCGATGCCTGGACACAAATCTGGTTGACCAAGCTTCAGACTGcag CAGAGGGTATGCTGCCTGCGACGTCTCAGGTCTTTGTGTGCGTCCAGTGTCAGCTGACCTTCACTACCGAGGCCTTCCTCCAGTGCCACACCGACTGCTTCCACTCAAATCAACAGCTGAAATCCCACCCTGATGAAACCACGCCAGAAAATCCTACCTCCGATGCCGGGATCTCTGCTCCCACCCCGACGCTGCTTCCAGACGATGCAGTCATGTTGATGGCCTGCTCTGACTGCGGTAAGACTTTCAAGCAGGCGTCGCACTTGAAGAGACACAAACTGTGTGTGCACAGGAACAGGCGCCCTTACTGCTGCACGCTGTGCCGGCGTAGCTTCAGCCAAGCGTCTGGTTTGGTTCGACACCAGGTCGTTCACAGGAAGCCAGGCAGGACGAAAGAGGGAATAAATGCGGTGGAAAACGGTGGCTCCCAAGAAGAGGCTTCGAACAACACTTTGGATGTAATGGCAAGCGAGCAACCGAGTGATGCAAAGGTTGGGATTGCTGATGAGGTGGGTGAGCAGGAAGTGGAGGAGCAGCCCCACGTTTGCCCCGAGTGCGGCAAAAGTGTCCGTAACAAAGCACTCCTCAAGAAGCACAAGGCACTGGTGCATGATAAGATTCGCCCGTATGTGTGTAGCCTGTGCAAGCGTTGCTTTGGTCAGTGCAGTGACCTTACCCGCCACCTGCAGCGCCACCGCACGCAGCGCACAGGGCGCTCGAGGGCGCACCGCGTGTCCGGGGCGCCCGGCGAGATGCCCTTTAGTTGCGGCGAGTGTTCGCTCGCCTTTTCGACTGTGGACCTCCTGCAGCTGCACGTCAGCAGCAGTCACCCGGAGGATACCCGAGATCAGAACGACCCCGATGCCGTCCCGCAACCTTCGGAGGCGGCTGTTACGAGGCTTCCCTCTGCGAGGCCACGGCGACACGCCTCCAAATCCAAAATTTCCTCCATCACCGAGATTGTCGGTCCTAATCAAACCGCAAGTGGCGAAGACAGTGAGATGCAAGTGAAACCCAAGTTCTTCTCTTGTAACTACTGCAATGAAAGCTACGCCGACCCAGATGATCTGCGGGCGCACGCGTGCAACCAGCAGCACCACGTGTGCACCCTTTGCGGCAAGAACTTCGGCCAGTCCGCCCTCCTGCGCCGTCACGAGCAGACCGTTCACCAGAGCGTGCCGCCGCACCGTTGCGAGCATTGCGGCAAGGTCTTCGTGGAGTCGGCGGGCCTGCAGCACCATCAGCGCGCCGACAACTGCAGGAAGTACCACTGCACCACCGAGCTTTTCTCCTGCGCCCACTGCCAGTTCTCCTTCACCGCCAAGAGCTTCCTGGCCAAGCACGTTCGCAGGCACCACCCAGCGGAGTACCTGACTAACAGCCTGACGTATCAGCCGGAGGAGCAGGACGTCAAGGTGTTCACGTGCTCCCGCTGCGAGAAAGGCTACGCCAACGCCAAGGCTTTTAAAAGCCACTCGTGCTTTCAACAGGTGAAGGTGCTCTACTTCTGCGCCGACTGCGGCAAGGGCTTCGGCAACCACTACACCCTGAAGCAGCACCGGCGcacgcacacgggcgagaagccctACGGCTGCCCGCACTGCGCCAAGGGCTTCGCCCACTCAAGCCAGCTCACCGTGCACCTGCGcacgcacacgggagaaaagCCCTACCTGTGCACACACTGCGGCGAGAGCTTCCGCCAGTCGGGCGACCTGAAGCGGCACGAGCGCAAGCACACGGGCGTGCGGCCCTACAACTGCGAACAATGTTGCAAGAGCTTCAGCCGCCCGCAGAGCCTCAAGGCGCACCACATGCTGCACATGGGACAGCGCATGTTTCCTTGCGCCACGTGCGGGAAAAGCTTTTCGAGGAATTATCACCTGCGCAGGCATCACCGGAAAATGCACACTTAA
- the LOC127603968 gene encoding histone-lysine N-methyltransferase PRDM9-like isoform X2: MSCTTSAVECVESTGQVVIIEGCLPADSIDTAAIPPIQKLLVSNGEAGEGFCCDECLALYQNQSEAFKTSGPSFILDFPTNMGVPERALLTLPYGLTVGRSSIPGAGVGVINHGPALAPGMHFGPFEGEETSVENAIESDFSWEIYKGQGAYEYIDASAESLSNWMRYVKRARSRDESNLLAVQYKGSILYHCCRSVNAGEELLVWPSGKLLTRFSDAWTQIWLTKLQTAEGMLPATSQVFVCVQCQLTFTTEAFLQCHTDCFHSNQQLKSHPDETTPENPTSDAGISAPTPTLLPDDAVMLMACSDCGKTFKQASHLKRHKLCVHRNRRPYCCTLCRRSFSQASGLVRHQVVHRKPGRTKEGINAVENGGSQEEASNNTLDVMASEQPSDAKVGIADEVGEQEVEEQPHVCPECGKSVRNKALLKKHKALVHDKIRPYVCSLCKRCFGQCSDLTRHLQRHRTQRTGRSRAHRVSGAPGEMPFSCGECSLAFSTVDLLQLHVSSSHPEDTRDQNDPDAVPQPSEAAVTRLPSARPRRHASKSKISSITEIVGPNQTASGEDSEMQVKPKFFSCNYCNESYADPDDLRAHACNQQHHVCTLCGKNFGQSALLRRHEQTVHQSVPPHRCEHCGKVFVESAGLQHHQRADNCRKYHCTTELFSCAHCQFSFTAKSFLAKHVRRHHPAEYLTNSLTYQPEEQDVKVFTCSRCEKGYANAKAFKSHSCFQQVKVLYFCADCGKGFGNHYTLKQHRRTHTGEKPYGCPHCAKGFAHSSQLTVHLRTHTGEKPYLCTHCGESFRQSGDLKRHERKHTGVRPYNCEQCCKSFSRPQSLKAHHMLHMGQRMFPCATCGKSFSRNYHLRRHHRKMHT; the protein is encoded by the exons ATGTCGTGTACGACCAGCGCCGTGGAGTGTGTCGAGTCCACCGGGCAAGTTGTTATCATAGAAGGCTGCTTACCCGCTGACAGCATCGACACAGCAG CGATACCACCAATCCAGAAGTTGCTGGTCAGTAATGGAGAGGCAGGAGAAGGTTTTT GCTGCGACGAATGTCTTGCGCTCTACCAAAACCAGAGCGAAGCCTTCAAGACCAGCGGCCCATCTTTTATCCTCGACTTTCCCACAAACATGGGCGTCCCCGAGAGGGCGCTCTTGACGTTGCCCTACGGCCTGACGGTGGGCCGCTCCAGTATTCCCGGCGCAGGTGTTGGGGTCATCAATCACGGGCCCGCGCTCGCACCCGGTATGCATTTCGGACCGTTTGAGGGTGAAGAGACGAGTGTGGAGAATGCCATTGAAAGTGACTTTTCATGGGAG ATTTACAAAGGGCAAGGTGCTTATGAGTACATTGATGCCTCTGCAGAATCTCTGTCAAATTGGATGAG ATATGTCAAACGTGCTCGCAGCAGGGATGAGAGCAATCTGCTGGCAGTGCAATACAAAGGCAGCATCCTGTACCACTGCTGCCGCAGTGTCAATGCTGGCGAAGAATTGCTGGTGTGGCCCAGCGGCAAGCTCCTCACACGCTTCAGCGATGCCTGGACACAAATCTGGTTGACCAAGCTTCAGACTGcag AGGGTATGCTGCCTGCGACGTCTCAGGTCTTTGTGTGCGTCCAGTGTCAGCTGACCTTCACTACCGAGGCCTTCCTCCAGTGCCACACCGACTGCTTCCACTCAAATCAACAGCTGAAATCCCACCCTGATGAAACCACGCCAGAAAATCCTACCTCCGATGCCGGGATCTCTGCTCCCACCCCGACGCTGCTTCCAGACGATGCAGTCATGTTGATGGCCTGCTCTGACTGCGGTAAGACTTTCAAGCAGGCGTCGCACTTGAAGAGACACAAACTGTGTGTGCACAGGAACAGGCGCCCTTACTGCTGCACGCTGTGCCGGCGTAGCTTCAGCCAAGCGTCTGGTTTGGTTCGACACCAGGTCGTTCACAGGAAGCCAGGCAGGACGAAAGAGGGAATAAATGCGGTGGAAAACGGTGGCTCCCAAGAAGAGGCTTCGAACAACACTTTGGATGTAATGGCAAGCGAGCAACCGAGTGATGCAAAGGTTGGGATTGCTGATGAGGTGGGTGAGCAGGAAGTGGAGGAGCAGCCCCACGTTTGCCCCGAGTGCGGCAAAAGTGTCCGTAACAAAGCACTCCTCAAGAAGCACAAGGCACTGGTGCATGATAAGATTCGCCCGTATGTGTGTAGCCTGTGCAAGCGTTGCTTTGGTCAGTGCAGTGACCTTACCCGCCACCTGCAGCGCCACCGCACGCAGCGCACAGGGCGCTCGAGGGCGCACCGCGTGTCCGGGGCGCCCGGCGAGATGCCCTTTAGTTGCGGCGAGTGTTCGCTCGCCTTTTCGACTGTGGACCTCCTGCAGCTGCACGTCAGCAGCAGTCACCCGGAGGATACCCGAGATCAGAACGACCCCGATGCCGTCCCGCAACCTTCGGAGGCGGCTGTTACGAGGCTTCCCTCTGCGAGGCCACGGCGACACGCCTCCAAATCCAAAATTTCCTCCATCACCGAGATTGTCGGTCCTAATCAAACCGCAAGTGGCGAAGACAGTGAGATGCAAGTGAAACCCAAGTTCTTCTCTTGTAACTACTGCAATGAAAGCTACGCCGACCCAGATGATCTGCGGGCGCACGCGTGCAACCAGCAGCACCACGTGTGCACCCTTTGCGGCAAGAACTTCGGCCAGTCCGCCCTCCTGCGCCGTCACGAGCAGACCGTTCACCAGAGCGTGCCGCCGCACCGTTGCGAGCATTGCGGCAAGGTCTTCGTGGAGTCGGCGGGCCTGCAGCACCATCAGCGCGCCGACAACTGCAGGAAGTACCACTGCACCACCGAGCTTTTCTCCTGCGCCCACTGCCAGTTCTCCTTCACCGCCAAGAGCTTCCTGGCCAAGCACGTTCGCAGGCACCACCCAGCGGAGTACCTGACTAACAGCCTGACGTATCAGCCGGAGGAGCAGGACGTCAAGGTGTTCACGTGCTCCCGCTGCGAGAAAGGCTACGCCAACGCCAAGGCTTTTAAAAGCCACTCGTGCTTTCAACAGGTGAAGGTGCTCTACTTCTGCGCCGACTGCGGCAAGGGCTTCGGCAACCACTACACCCTGAAGCAGCACCGGCGcacgcacacgggcgagaagccctACGGCTGCCCGCACTGCGCCAAGGGCTTCGCCCACTCAAGCCAGCTCACCGTGCACCTGCGcacgcacacgggagaaaagCCCTACCTGTGCACACACTGCGGCGAGAGCTTCCGCCAGTCGGGCGACCTGAAGCGGCACGAGCGCAAGCACACGGGCGTGCGGCCCTACAACTGCGAACAATGTTGCAAGAGCTTCAGCCGCCCGCAGAGCCTCAAGGCGCACCACATGCTGCACATGGGACAGCGCATGTTTCCTTGCGCCACGTGCGGGAAAAGCTTTTCGAGGAATTATCACCTGCGCAGGCATCACCGGAAAATGCACACTTAA
- the LOC127603968 gene encoding histone-lysine N-methyltransferase PRDM9-like isoform X1 has protein sequence MSCTTSAVECVESTGQVVIIEGCLPADSIDTAAIPPIQKLLVSNGEAGEGFCCDECLALYQNQSEAFKTSGPSFILDFPTNMGVPERALLTLPYGLTVGRSSIPGAGVGVINHGPALAPGMHFGPFEGEETSVENAIESDFSWEIYKGQGAYEYIDASAESLSNWMRYVKRARSRDESNLLAVQYKGSILYHCCRSVNAGEELLVWPSGKLLTRFSDAWTQIWLTKLQTAAEGMLPATSQVFVCVQCQLTFTTEAFLQCHTDCFHSNQQLKSHPDETTPENPTSDAGISAPTPTLLPDDAVMLMACSDCGKTFKQASHLKRHKLCVHRNRRPYCCTLCRRSFSQASGLVRHQVVHRKPGRTKEGINAVENGGSQEEASNNTLDVMASEQPSDAKVGIADEVGEQEVEEQPHVCPECGKSVRNKALLKKHKALVHDKIRPYVCSLCKRCFGQCSDLTRHLQRHRTQRTGRSRAHRVSGAPGEMPFSCGECSLAFSTVDLLQLHVSSSHPEDTRDQNDPDAVPQPSEAAVTRLPSARPRRHASKSKISSITEIVGPNQTASGEDSEMQVKPKFFSCNYCNESYADPDDLRAHACNQQHHVCTLCGKNFGQSALLRRHEQTVHQSVPPHRCEHCGKVFVESAGLQHHQRADNCRKYHCTTELFSCAHCQFSFTAKSFLAKHVRRHHPAEYLTNSLTYQPEEQDVKVFTCSRCEKGYANAKAFKSHSCFQQVKVLYFCADCGKGFGNHYTLKQHRRTHTGEKPYGCPHCAKGFAHSSQLTVHLRTHTGEKPYLCTHCGESFRQSGDLKRHERKHTGVRPYNCEQCCKSFSRPQSLKAHHMLHMGQRMFPCATCGKSFSRNYHLRRHHRKMHT, from the exons ATGTCGTGTACGACCAGCGCCGTGGAGTGTGTCGAGTCCACCGGGCAAGTTGTTATCATAGAAGGCTGCTTACCCGCTGACAGCATCGACACAGCAG CGATACCACCAATCCAGAAGTTGCTGGTCAGTAATGGAGAGGCAGGAGAAGGTTTTT GCTGCGACGAATGTCTTGCGCTCTACCAAAACCAGAGCGAAGCCTTCAAGACCAGCGGCCCATCTTTTATCCTCGACTTTCCCACAAACATGGGCGTCCCCGAGAGGGCGCTCTTGACGTTGCCCTACGGCCTGACGGTGGGCCGCTCCAGTATTCCCGGCGCAGGTGTTGGGGTCATCAATCACGGGCCCGCGCTCGCACCCGGTATGCATTTCGGACCGTTTGAGGGTGAAGAGACGAGTGTGGAGAATGCCATTGAAAGTGACTTTTCATGGGAG ATTTACAAAGGGCAAGGTGCTTATGAGTACATTGATGCCTCTGCAGAATCTCTGTCAAATTGGATGAG ATATGTCAAACGTGCTCGCAGCAGGGATGAGAGCAATCTGCTGGCAGTGCAATACAAAGGCAGCATCCTGTACCACTGCTGCCGCAGTGTCAATGCTGGCGAAGAATTGCTGGTGTGGCCCAGCGGCAAGCTCCTCACACGCTTCAGCGATGCCTGGACACAAATCTGGTTGACCAAGCTTCAGACTGcag CAGAGGGTATGCTGCCTGCGACGTCTCAGGTCTTTGTGTGCGTCCAGTGTCAGCTGACCTTCACTACCGAGGCCTTCCTCCAGTGCCACACCGACTGCTTCCACTCAAATCAACAGCTGAAATCCCACCCTGATGAAACCACGCCAGAAAATCCTACCTCCGATGCCGGGATCTCTGCTCCCACCCCGACGCTGCTTCCAGACGATGCAGTCATGTTGATGGCCTGCTCTGACTGCGGTAAGACTTTCAAGCAGGCGTCGCACTTGAAGAGACACAAACTGTGTGTGCACAGGAACAGGCGCCCTTACTGCTGCACGCTGTGCCGGCGTAGCTTCAGCCAAGCGTCTGGTTTGGTTCGACACCAGGTCGTTCACAGGAAGCCAGGCAGGACGAAAGAGGGAATAAATGCGGTGGAAAACGGTGGCTCCCAAGAAGAGGCTTCGAACAACACTTTGGATGTAATGGCAAGCGAGCAACCGAGTGATGCAAAGGTTGGGATTGCTGATGAGGTGGGTGAGCAGGAAGTGGAGGAGCAGCCCCACGTTTGCCCCGAGTGCGGCAAAAGTGTCCGTAACAAAGCACTCCTCAAGAAGCACAAGGCACTGGTGCATGATAAGATTCGCCCGTATGTGTGTAGCCTGTGCAAGCGTTGCTTTGGTCAGTGCAGTGACCTTACCCGCCACCTGCAGCGCCACCGCACGCAGCGCACAGGGCGCTCGAGGGCGCACCGCGTGTCCGGGGCGCCCGGCGAGATGCCCTTTAGTTGCGGCGAGTGTTCGCTCGCCTTTTCGACTGTGGACCTCCTGCAGCTGCACGTCAGCAGCAGTCACCCGGAGGATACCCGAGATCAGAACGACCCCGATGCCGTCCCGCAACCTTCGGAGGCGGCTGTTACGAGGCTTCCCTCTGCGAGGCCACGGCGACACGCCTCCAAATCCAAAATTTCCTCCATCACCGAGATTGTCGGTCCTAATCAAACCGCAAGTGGCGAAGACAGTGAGATGCAAGTGAAACCCAAGTTCTTCTCTTGTAACTACTGCAATGAAAGCTACGCCGACCCAGATGATCTGCGGGCGCACGCGTGCAACCAGCAGCACCACGTGTGCACCCTTTGCGGCAAGAACTTCGGCCAGTCCGCCCTCCTGCGCCGTCACGAGCAGACCGTTCACCAGAGCGTGCCGCCGCACCGTTGCGAGCATTGCGGCAAGGTCTTCGTGGAGTCGGCGGGCCTGCAGCACCATCAGCGCGCCGACAACTGCAGGAAGTACCACTGCACCACCGAGCTTTTCTCCTGCGCCCACTGCCAGTTCTCCTTCACCGCCAAGAGCTTCCTGGCCAAGCACGTTCGCAGGCACCACCCAGCGGAGTACCTGACTAACAGCCTGACGTATCAGCCGGAGGAGCAGGACGTCAAGGTGTTCACGTGCTCCCGCTGCGAGAAAGGCTACGCCAACGCCAAGGCTTTTAAAAGCCACTCGTGCTTTCAACAGGTGAAGGTGCTCTACTTCTGCGCCGACTGCGGCAAGGGCTTCGGCAACCACTACACCCTGAAGCAGCACCGGCGcacgcacacgggcgagaagccctACGGCTGCCCGCACTGCGCCAAGGGCTTCGCCCACTCAAGCCAGCTCACCGTGCACCTGCGcacgcacacgggagaaaagCCCTACCTGTGCACACACTGCGGCGAGAGCTTCCGCCAGTCGGGCGACCTGAAGCGGCACGAGCGCAAGCACACGGGCGTGCGGCCCTACAACTGCGAACAATGTTGCAAGAGCTTCAGCCGCCCGCAGAGCCTCAAGGCGCACCACATGCTGCACATGGGACAGCGCATGTTTCCTTGCGCCACGTGCGGGAAAAGCTTTTCGAGGAATTATCACCTGCGCAGGCATCACCGGAAAATGCACACTTAA